CGTATAATTtcgtaatatatttaattttaaggaacttgatctgcgatttcagactcaatcctgctactatatatgcattcttcacttaacattttttcttggtgaaaaccaaaatcggtccagccattcgctgtagaaacgtcgtaaaatattttaaattgataaaatagtttttcacgattctactcTACACCgatattggttttcagcacgttaaaagaaaaaatgttaagtgaagaatgcacagtggtaggattaagtctgcaagtgccttaaaaattgaaagtatacggtggcgccatctgttggaggcttcacaaaatatttcgcgGTACATAGTGCACAAACCCGCAACCGCACCCaccagaaatgacaaaaaattaaaccaacccGCCCCGCGGTGCGGTTAACCGCGGGTTTAAACCCGCACTTTTACACTATACTTTCACCGAATTGTCGTAGTTTTCTCTTCTCATTAATCGTAAACTCAGACAGCTTGATTTTTCCAGCTTGGTTCGctcgtttaattttcttctttaggGGAAAGCTGCTTTCAAAGTAGCCtactaatttttccatgaataCATGGCATTTTCTATCCACTggtatttgtaaaaataaatcttgccAGTCTTCTATACTCAGATGACCGAGGAAGTTAAGCCAGTTAGCCTCACTGTACGTTCTTGTGAAAACTGTGATATCTTTTGTTTTCCTAACCGGCAGATTGAACTCAACGTGGACCGCTTTGTGGTGAGAGAAAGGAATCTCTTCCACCCAAAACGACCTCATACATGCCAGAGAGCTGAATATGTGGTCAATAAGCGTTTTACTATGGTCTGTTTCCCTCGTtggcagatttttatttaccggTTCCATCTCATAGCCCTCCAAGATACCAGTTAGTTTCTTGCTATCATCGTCCTTATCAAGTAGATTGATGTTAAAATCTCCCAGGACGATCATCTCTTCATCAGGTAGAAGGTTTTGTACAGTAAGTTATTCAAGATTTTCGTAGAAAGAGTCCAAATTTCTGTTGCTTTGTCCATTAGAGGGTCTATACACTGTTAAAACAGTGACATCGACATcgccagtttttatttaacaaccAGCAGTCTCAAAGTGAAGAGAGATTGATGTTGTTTTAATCTTCACCCAACTTATGTCAGCATCAGACGCCCCCAAAAGTAGCACTCCTcctcgatttttattttttctgccaaaATAGGATACGGAGCCTCTGCCTCGCGTTCAGGTGCAGGTCGAGTGCCAGCAGGAGGAGTCTTTGTGGCTTTTTGTCCTTGCTGTCGTTTTTTCCAGACGTCTTGAGCTGCAGTTTCTTCTTACTTCTGGTCATTGTTGGGCTTGCAGCCGCGTCATTCTGGAGAGGCGTCTTCTTCCGCTTTGGCGTTCTCAGATGGGCTCTGGTCGCTTTTTTGCCACCTTTTCCGGCGTGCTGCTCGCCTCGTCTTCACTTTCATCTTTAAATTTGTCGGCTTCAACGCTATTAACGGGGGTGAAATCAGAAGCAGCACACTCAGGGGCACCTTTGGCATAAACTGCCTCGGGCGAAAGTAGACATGGCTCACCTGAAGGGTGCCCAGGGGTGGGGCCAGCCGCAGAAGGAGATAAAACCCCAGTCATCTGAAAGGTCTCCGTGCTGCGGCCAGCTGGTCCACCCGCCGAGATGACTGTAGAATTGACAGCTTTTAAGGCACCATCACGCCCGGGGGAAGGgggttgctgctgctcttcGGTCGTTGTGGGCTTCAGTTTGGCGAGCCGCTGCTTGTACGCCTTGAGCGAATCAACAGTCCAAGGCGGCGTCTGTCTGTAGCACGGCGTCGGTTTGCGGCCGCTCCGAGCTGTTGAGGATTCTGATGTAATGCTTCTCAATGTCCATCAGCATGCGATCGTGTGGCGACATCTTTTTCCTATTATTAGGCTCATCCGCGGATCTGTTCAGGGGAAAGCAGCTTTCAGAGCAAGCATCATTTGATTCCTCGACCAAATTTATGGTCGGAGGAGAGACAGGAATGAGCTCACCTGTTTCTGCGGCCGCAGGGGTGGGGCTGGACGCAGGAGGCGTGGTGGCCCCCAAGGTCATCTCGATGTCCACCCTGCGTCCAGCTTGTCCACCCTCCACTGCGGCTTCCAGTGCTTGGGCGGGTTGGGCGCCGCCATGCCTAAGGGGAGCCACACTTCTCTGCATTCGCATCCTTCTCTCGTCGGGGGACGAGAAAACCAGGACGTCGGTATCGCTTCCGGCAAAAGCCTCCTCCAAGATAGTTCAGACCCAGGGCCAATAAAGTCGGTCCAGGCCAGCTCCAATCTTAGGGATAGCAAGTGTCGCCACCTTCGATCTGTTGCAGCGCTAGGCCAGCGCAAAGACAGCCTTACGGAAGTCTTCTGGTCGCGGCCGGCAGCGGGCAGAACGTTGCTTGGTCACCAGGTAGAACACCATTCGGTATTCCTTGTCGCAAACAATGGACGCCACCTCACTAGGACGAAGTCCGAGCGACCGCAGATATGCTTGAAAGCCAAAGCGATTCTTGAATGTGACCGCTAATCCACAGCTGACATTGCAAAATCTGCCCCTACGCAAAGGCCTATGGCTGAGTTTTGAGGGGCGTCGCTAAACAGATCACCagttattatattaatttttgctttcgccttgttgtcatttttaaatgcattgtCATTCGCTGTTTGCACCGGCTTCTGTTTTTGCAGTGCTTGGCTGTAGCTTTCCGGTGAGCGGCTTAGGAGTGCAGTTTCGGACAGGCCTATAGTCTTCTTGATGGACCTCAGGTCGTCCAGCACCTTTTCCAGCTGATTTTCAATGCGTTGAAAGTCGTTTCCGCGGCCACAGCCACGGCATACAGGAGCCTGCGGGCAGCCAACAGGTGGGCGTGGTGGCGGGCGATTTCTCGGAAACTGCATTTTGGGCGTCATTCTTGCACGGAAAAGCTTGTGCTGGTCGCTGGGGTTATAAACCAAGCCATCAACCTGGTCTGTCATcgcagaaattattattatttatatctgttttcaaaaaaatccaggCCCATTCCGGCTCAGCCCTCCCGGTTAGAGTTTTAGCGAGGtgtttgccaggaatggtgAATTTTCTTACCATGTGctttttacatatattttttttaattttgacaaactgtgtttttaacatgtatgcaaatattttatggagaaaataaacaaacataataaatatgttttttctgATATTAATGAGatcataatataaaaatagagaccaagatttaaattttttgaaacaaaattcctgTCTTTTcctgttcctgaaaaatattttctagtcCTGGCGGAATTCCAGGAGGAAGCAGGAATTTCTGCTTACATTTCCTGACATGGAATTCACACTAGTTCAAATAATCAGAATTGCcaaaactaaccaccgttcgactcgtcttaaCCTGCCCTGAAGAGCTGAAAGGGGTGCTTACTAAACTGTACTCCTAAGGTTAAGGTGCAACactattttcacttttttctctATTGCAAATTAGAGGGTGGAGGCtcagcacccctaaaccttgcAGCTCGTCAAGGTatgtcgagacgagtccaacggtggttagttttCGCAATTCTAATTGTttgaacctgagatttggcgatgcaaaaataacaaaattaaaaaatatcctattTCATCTGCGCGCGGTCGCtatttttttgaaagtttgaggtcaaaaatattaatcaatgtttcatatttttgtaaaatggtACCATTTTCAAGAACATTTACCATGAAATAGTCAGAATATACGGTTTAAGATGATTTTAAGTATAATTCTTAGAGCTTAAAATCGAATGGTTTGTGCCCATTCGATGGTCCCGATGTGAtttgaagctcagaaaaaataaacaaccgTCTAGAATTCGCAATCCTATCAATAAGATTTCAATTCACGCGGTGCATCACTCGCaggttctaaaaataataatctgttTTCCaggagaaaattataaaaaaattgcatgaagCATAAACATGGACGACAATTCAGTGACCATAACGATCGACAATGACGGCTTCACTGAGGtaaaaatttgctgaattttgttcaaagtttctaatttcaacttttctcaaaaagatTGTGTTTGCGTCCAAGTTAGACCTGGAGAGATGCCAGTATTTTAGAGATCGgatcttacaattagaaaagCATCCGGAAGAAGAAACACTGTACATCGAGGACGTTGATCCTGATGCTTTTCACAATTTCCTcaagtaaataatattgaattcaGCTCGATGGTTTTGAAACAGATTTTTCCTGGCAGATGCCTGAAGAAGAATCTGGTGAAAAGTACGAAGTTCGATGCTCTGATACCTCTGGCTACCTTGGCCGAGCGCTTCGGTGCAGAGGAGCTGGGTAATTTATGCGTTAAAGAGCTGACAAAAAACTTGTCCGAGAACAACATCTGGCAAACTTACAACGAATATCTCAATAGCAAATATATTACGCTTGCCTGCGAAGAGGTATGAATTTTCCAgcctgaaaaattgcaaagttcTAATTTCTTGTTCAGGTGCTCATGAGTAACACAGAAGAGTTCCTCAACAGTCCGAAGTTTTTGGATATTGATCCTGAAACTCTGTCCCACTTCCTTTCACTTAAGAAGTTGGACATGGTGGACAAATCTCTTCTGGTCTACTGCTGCGATAAATACACCTGGAAGAATACATCTAAAGATTCATTGTAagcataattttcattcacacTTCTTATTCCTTTTTTGTGTGTTCAAAATGGGTTACATATGCCAGGGGCGCGGGGCGCTGCAGTATGAAAACACCCAAATTTAAACTGCATATGgatattcaataaaaaggGTCGTTGGTCGGGTTAGCATAGCACACAAGCTTACGTGCTATGCCAGTTGGTTCTCGCGCCTATGACTATTAATCCCCCATTGTGCAATATCCCATCATGCGCCTACGAGGTATCCCAAATCCCGAATATCGCA
The nucleotide sequence above comes from Cloeon dipterum chromosome X, ieCloDipt1.1, whole genome shotgun sequence. Encoded proteins:
- the LOC135945222 gene encoding uncharacterized protein LOC135945222 gives rise to the protein MDDNSVTITIDNDGFTEIVFASKLDLERCQYFRDRILQLEKHPEEETLYIEDVDPDAFHNFLKCLKKNLVKSTKFDALIPLATLAERFGAEELGNLCVKELTKNLSENNIWQTYNEYLNSKYITLACEEVLMSNTEEFLNSPKFLDIDPETLSHFLSLKKLDMVDKSLLVYCCDKYTWKNTSKDSLPLKEQRKLTGVKLDALIPLTASAERFDAELLGRFCIDELKKNLSIHNIWEIYNEHLESRYITIACLEVLNTNTEEFLKSPRFLDIDLETLCDFLSFMKTGLANEAVLVDYCDKYASTKKHGDSVYA